A DNA window from Haliovirga abyssi contains the following coding sequences:
- the gmd gene encoding GDP-mannose 4,6-dehydratase codes for MSKVALITGITGQDGSYLAELLLEKGYEVHGIIRRSSSFNTGRIEHLYIDELIQDMHKERKVKLHYGDMTDSTNLIRLIREIEPTEIYNLAAQSHVQVSFEVPEYTADTDGIGTLRLLEAVRFLGFEKKTKIYQASTSELYGKVQEVPQSETTPFYPRSPYAVAKMYGFWITKNYREAYDMFAVNGILFNHESERRGETFVTRKITLAVARIKSGKQKKLYLGNMDAKRDWGYAKDYVECMWLILQYDKPEDFVIATGEMHTVREFTTLAFKEAGIELEWQGTGIDEKGVDKSTGKVLVEVDPKYFRPTEVEQLLGDPTKAKEKLGWNPTNTSFKELVKIMVKSDMKMVAKEERIRKSFD; via the coding sequence ATGTCAAAAGTAGCATTAATAACAGGAATAACAGGACAAGATGGGTCTTATCTTGCTGAATTATTATTAGAAAAAGGGTATGAAGTACATGGAATTATAAGAAGAAGTTCTAGTTTTAATACAGGAAGAATAGAACATTTATATATAGATGAATTAATACAAGATATGCACAAAGAAAGAAAAGTTAAATTGCATTATGGAGATATGACAGATTCTACAAATTTAATTAGATTAATAAGAGAAATAGAGCCAACTGAAATTTATAATTTAGCTGCTCAATCACATGTACAGGTATCTTTTGAAGTGCCAGAGTACACAGCAGATACTGATGGGATAGGAACTTTAAGATTATTAGAAGCGGTTAGATTTTTAGGATTTGAGAAAAAAACAAAAATATATCAAGCTTCAACTTCTGAATTATATGGAAAAGTGCAAGAAGTACCACAAAGCGAAACGACACCATTTTATCCAAGAAGTCCTTATGCAGTAGCAAAAATGTATGGATTTTGGATAACTAAAAATTATAGAGAAGCATATGATATGTTTGCTGTAAATGGAATACTGTTTAATCATGAGTCAGAACGAAGAGGAGAAACATTTGTAACAAGAAAAATAACTCTTGCAGTAGCAAGAATAAAATCAGGGAAACAAAAAAAATTATATTTAGGAAATATGGATGCAAAAAGAGATTGGGGATATGCAAAAGATTATGTAGAGTGTATGTGGCTTATATTGCAATATGATAAACCAGAAGATTTTGTAATAGCTACAGGAGAAATGCACACAGTAAGAGAATTTACAACTTTAGCATTTAAAGAAGCAGGAATAGAACTTGAATGGCAAGGAACAGGAATAGATGAAAAAGGAGTAGATAAATCTACAGGAAAAGTATTAGTGGAAGTAGATCCAAAATACTTTAGACCTACAGAAGTTGAACAATTATTAGGAGACCCAACTAAGGCAAAAGAAAAATTAGGATGGAATCCAACAAATACTTCATTTAAAGAATTAGTTAAGATAATGGTTAAATCAGATATGAAAATGGTAGCGAAAGAGGAACGAATTAGAAAATCTTTTGATTAA
- a CDS encoding alpha-1,2-fucosyltransferase, giving the protein MKVVEIIGGLGNQMFQYAFYLSLREKYGSENVALYLDRFKEVKDNNGYELERIFKIKESMISNEKVKKYIDREQNIFSKIRRKIFGVKKSYINEGEDFLYKENVYRAEKKEEILFYSGLWQSSKYFEGIEDIVRNKFEFPKIDGRDIKNNEVLIKIKNSNSVSIHIRRGDYYSNPKYKRILGNICDKNYYENAIKIISKKIENPIFFIFSDEINWVKENINFNNKEIYFIEWNKGFESYKDMYLMSQCKNNIIANSTFSWWVAWLNKNPDKIVIAPNKWFNDYKKIDIVSEGWVKL; this is encoded by the coding sequence ATGAAAGTAGTAGAAATAATAGGTGGACTAGGAAATCAAATGTTTCAATATGCTTTTTATTTATCATTAAGAGAAAAATATGGAAGTGAAAATGTAGCTTTATATCTTGACAGATTTAAAGAAGTTAAAGATAATAACGGATATGAATTAGAAAGAATCTTTAAAATAAAAGAATCTATGATTTCTAATGAAAAAGTAAAAAAATATATTGACAGAGAACAAAATATATTTTCAAAAATAAGAAGAAAAATTTTTGGAGTGAAAAAAAGTTATATTAATGAAGGAGAAGATTTTTTATATAAAGAAAATGTATATAGAGCTGAGAAAAAAGAAGAAATTTTATTTTATAGTGGATTATGGCAAAGTTCAAAGTATTTTGAGGGGATTGAGGATATTGTTAGAAACAAATTTGAATTTCCTAAAATAGATGGTAGAGATATAAAAAATAATGAAGTATTAATAAAAATAAAAAATTCTAATTCTGTGAGTATTCATATTAGAAGAGGAGATTATTATAGTAATCCAAAATATAAAAGAATTCTTGGGAATATTTGTGATAAAAATTATTATGAAAATGCAATTAAAATAATATCAAAAAAAATAGAAAACCCCATTTTTTTTATTTTTTCTGATGAAATAAATTGGGTAAAAGAGAATATAAATTTTAATAATAAAGAGATTTATTTTATTGAATGGAATAAAGGTTTTGAAAGTTATAAAGATATGTATTTAATGAGTCAATGTAAAAACAACATTATTGCTAATAGTACATTTAGTTGGTGGGTAGCATGGCTAAATAAAAATCCAGACAAAATAGTTATAGCTCCTAATAAATGGTTTAATGATTATAAAAAAATAGATATTGTTTCTGAAGGGTGGGTAAAGTTATGA
- a CDS encoding IS3 family transposase, with translation MSNKIFTKKEIEILSKNKYVKTISSKAITYTSEFRRIFIAESQDKILPRAIFEKYGFDVQVLGMKRIRSAAARWRRAYKEQGVLGLDDRRKENSGRPLERELSLEEKYERLQVKNDYLQAEIDLLKKLDVREREVNGKLIELSPSEKFVIIKDVIETSGVKNIIKYLCEVAEISRTSYYNYLSETSKTNKSNQELEDEKARDLIIKAYEFKGRQKGARQIKMTLENEFATIFNLKKIRRIMKKYSIVCTIRKANPYKRIAKATKEHTTIPNKLNREFKQEIPGKILLTDITYLSYGNGQRAYLSTIKDSSTGEIPAYVLSKNIKLEIATETIRTLMENKSFKIHKDALIHSDQGVHYTSPTFQKLVKNSGLDQSMSRRGNCWDNAPQESFFGHFKDEANIKECNTFEELINEIDDYMDYYNNYRCQWGLKKMTPIKYRNHLLENKSA, from the coding sequence ATGAGCAACAAAATATTCACAAAAAAAGAGATTGAAATTTTATCAAAAAATAAATATGTCAAAACTATAAGTTCTAAGGCAATCACATATACATCAGAATTCAGAAGAATTTTTATTGCAGAAAGTCAAGATAAAATTTTACCTAGAGCAATATTTGAAAAATATGGATTTGACGTACAAGTATTAGGGATGAAAAGGATTCGATCAGCAGCAGCAAGATGGAGACGTGCCTATAAAGAGCAAGGAGTATTAGGGTTAGATGATAGAAGAAAAGAGAACTCTGGACGACCTTTAGAAAGAGAGCTATCTTTAGAAGAGAAATATGAAAGGCTTCAAGTAAAAAATGATTATCTTCAAGCGGAGATTGATTTGCTAAAAAAGCTAGACGTGCGAGAAAGAGAGGTGAACGGTAAATTAATTGAATTATCGCCATCAGAAAAGTTTGTTATAATCAAAGATGTAATAGAAACAAGTGGTGTAAAAAATATTATAAAATATTTATGTGAAGTTGCAGAAATTTCTAGAACAAGTTATTATAACTATTTGTCTGAAACTTCCAAAACAAATAAAAGCAATCAAGAATTAGAAGATGAAAAAGCAAGAGATTTAATCATAAAAGCATATGAATTCAAAGGTAGGCAAAAGGGAGCTAGACAGATAAAAATGACTTTAGAAAATGAATTTGCTACAATTTTTAATCTGAAAAAAATCAGAAGAATTATGAAAAAATATAGTATTGTATGTACGATTAGAAAGGCAAATCCTTATAAGAGAATAGCAAAGGCTACAAAAGAGCATACAACTATTCCAAATAAATTGAATAGGGAATTTAAACAAGAAATACCAGGGAAAATATTATTAACAGATATAACATACCTATCATATGGTAATGGTCAACGTGCGTATTTATCAACTATTAAGGATAGTTCAACAGGAGAAATACCTGCATATGTATTATCTAAAAATATTAAGTTAGAAATTGCAACAGAAACAATAAGAACTCTTATGGAAAACAAAAGCTTTAAAATTCATAAGGATGCATTAATACATTCTGATCAAGGAGTCCATTATACAAGCCCAACATTTCAAAAATTAGTTAAAAATAGTGGCTTAGATCAGTCAATGTCAAGAAGAGGTAATTGCTGGGACAATGCTCCTCAAGAATCATTTTTTGGCCACTTTAAAGATGAAGCAAATATTAAAGAATGTAATACATTTGAAGAATTAATTAATGAGATTGATGATTATATGGATTATTATAATAATTATAGATGTCAGTGGGGATTAAAAAAGATGACTCCTATAAAATATAGAAATCATCTTTTAGAAAATAAATCAGCTTAA
- a CDS encoding GxxExxY protein — protein sequence MEGIVYKDSSYKIIGIAMEVHNELGNGFLEKVYENAMMVLFHEKRIYAEQQKNIKVIFHGKEIGSYIADILVGNKIILELKTVEKIKDIHRAQLFNLLGKYKFV from the coding sequence GTGGAGGGGATTGTATATAAAGATTCATCTTATAAAATAATAGGAATAGCAATGGAAGTTCATAATGAGCTTGGGAACGGTTTTTTAGAAAAAGTATATGAAAATGCAATGATGGTTCTTTTTCATGAAAAAAGGATATATGCAGAACAACAAAAGAATATAAAAGTAATTTTTCACGGAAAAGAGATAGGAAGTTATATAGCAGATATTCTAGTTGGTAATAAAATAATTTTAGAATTAAAAACAGTTGAAAAAATTAAAGATATACATAGAGCACAACTTTTTAATTTGTTAGGAAAGTATAAATTTGTTTAG
- the fcl gene encoding GDP-L-fucose synthase: MDKNAKIYIAGHRGMVGSAIIRRLNELGYSNIIHRTSKELDLRRQLDVEKFFGEEKPDYVFLAAAKVGGIHANNTYPAEFIYDNLMIETNIIHSAYTYGVKKLLFLGSSCIYPKFAKQPMVEEELLSGYLEPTNEAYAIAKISGIELCKFYRRQYGVDFISAMPTNLYGINDNFDLETSHVMPALIRKFHDAKVNGDKEVVMWGTGKPRREFMYVDDLADALIHLMNNYSDEIHVNMGTGEDIEIRELAEIIKKVVGYKGKIVNDISKPDGTPRKLLNVDRLHKTGWKHKVKLEDGIRKVYEWYLERD, encoded by the coding sequence ATGGATAAAAATGCTAAAATATATATAGCAGGACATAGAGGTATGGTTGGTTCTGCTATTATTAGGAGACTTAATGAATTAGGTTATAGCAATATAATACATAGGACTTCAAAAGAGCTTGATCTAAGAAGACAATTAGACGTAGAAAAGTTTTTTGGAGAGGAAAAACCAGATTATGTATTTTTAGCAGCAGCAAAAGTTGGAGGAATACATGCTAATAATACATATCCAGCAGAATTTATATATGATAATTTAATGATAGAAACAAATATAATTCATAGTGCTTATACATATGGTGTAAAAAAATTACTATTTTTAGGTAGTTCTTGTATATATCCAAAATTTGCGAAACAACCAATGGTAGAGGAAGAGTTATTAAGTGGATATTTAGAACCTACAAATGAAGCATATGCAATAGCTAAGATAAGTGGTATAGAATTATGTAAATTTTATAGGCGACAATATGGAGTAGATTTTATATCAGCTATGCCTACAAATTTATATGGTATAAATGATAATTTTGACCTTGAAACAAGCCATGTAATGCCCGCACTTATTAGAAAATTTCATGATGCAAAAGTAAATGGAGATAAAGAAGTTGTTATGTGGGGGACAGGTAAACCAAGAAGAGAATTTATGTATGTAGATGATTTGGCAGATGCATTAATACATCTTATGAATAATTATAGTGATGAAATACATGTAAATATGGGAACTGGAGAAGATATAGAAATAAGAGAATTAGCTGAAATTATCAAAAAAGTAGTTGGATACAAAGGGAAAATAGTAAATGATATAAGTAAACCTGATGGGACACCAAGAAAGTTATTAAATGTTGATAGATTGCATAAAACAGGGTGGAAACATAAAGTGAAATTGGAGGATGGAATAAGAAAAGTTTATGAGTGGTATTTGGAGAGAGATTAA
- a CDS encoding MFS transporter produces the protein MDKKEYLNYRILNFSIFFGGGAFFAYVGKYLDSIHFTGTEIGIIISLGALISIFVQPIWGYMSDKTGEYKKILMFLIVMLSFLEISLSVFKDFKMAMLMFFIFYLFNCGMGPIFDTVLSTAKYDYGKMRLWGSVGFAVGVFFTGIMIDLTNIYAIFVVFPMFYVISFYILRKIDVKGAKPQDNIDYHDILLLLKNKKYILFLLSSFFIMGTMYANNTYFSIFYEKIGGEVAGTGFAFLLFALSEVPFMSKSNEIIKRIGSEGALVLAASSFFIRWIVYSLMPSPIIIIATFFLQGLSIGLYIVVAINYIKENTAKERRTMALALYSVSTGGFSAMFFQFIAGFIYEKYGIGKSYLLMGISVLIGIFILIYMHFVEKKRVAG, from the coding sequence ATGGACAAAAAAGAATACTTGAATTATAGAATCCTTAATTTTTCAATTTTTTTTGGTGGAGGAGCGTTTTTTGCATATGTAGGGAAATATTTAGATAGTATACATTTTACAGGTACAGAAATAGGGATTATTATATCTCTTGGAGCTTTGATATCTATATTTGTACAGCCTATCTGGGGCTATATGTCTGATAAAACTGGAGAATATAAAAAAATACTTATGTTTTTAATTGTTATGTTGTCATTTTTAGAAATATCATTATCGGTATTTAAAGATTTTAAAATGGCTATGTTAATGTTTTTTATTTTTTATTTGTTTAATTGTGGAATGGGACCGATTTTTGATACTGTATTATCAACAGCAAAATATGATTATGGAAAAATGAGATTATGGGGTTCAGTTGGATTTGCAGTAGGTGTTTTTTTTACAGGAATTATGATAGATTTAACTAATATTTATGCTATATTTGTTGTTTTTCCGATGTTTTATGTTATTTCATTTTATATTTTGAGAAAAATAGATGTAAAAGGAGCAAAGCCTCAAGATAACATAGATTATCATGATATATTATTGTTATTGAAAAATAAAAAATATATACTGTTTTTATTAAGCAGTTTTTTTATAATGGGGACAATGTATGCGAATAATACTTATTTTTCAATATTTTATGAAAAAATTGGAGGAGAAGTGGCTGGAACTGGATTTGCTTTTTTATTATTTGCATTAAGTGAAGTTCCATTTATGAGTAAGAGTAATGAAATTATTAAAAGAATTGGGAGTGAAGGAGCTTTAGTTTTGGCTGCATCATCATTTTTTATAAGGTGGATCGTTTATAGTTTGATGCCATCTCCTATTATTATAATTGCTACATTTTTTTTACAAGGTCTTTCAATAGGGCTTTATATAGTGGTTGCAATTAATTATATAAAAGAAAATACAGCTAAAGAAAGAAGGACAATGGCTTTAGCATTATATTCAGTTTCTACAGGTGGATTTAGTGCGATGTTTTTTCAATTTATAGCAGGGTTTATTTATGAAAAATATGGAATAGGAAAAAGTTATTTATTAATGGGTATATCTGTTTTAATAGGGATTTTTATATTGATATATATGCATTTTGTTGAGAAAAAAAGAGTAGCGGGATGA
- the wzx gene encoding O-unit flippase-like protein yields MDIKISKKDIIWGYLARITQIGTGLFLLPVILKKLTNEEIGIWYIFLTVTALVNLLDFGFQTSILRNVSYVYSGAKELKKNGINILFSEEIDYYLLKKLIFVSKKIYFFISIIAFFLLITLGNVYIYSIVKGLDKANYYIYVWNIYIFSATINFYYYYYTPLLLGRGLIKESNKSLVYSKLIYIFFSFLLLNLGYGLFGIAISNLIGALFNRILSNKYFFDNETKIKLRKNKFISKKELIDLFLIIFYNSKKMGLASLGAFLTLKANYLIGAKYLSLKEFGEFALTMQIFNIAVTTAMTLFNVYVPKLNNLRLKKTMQNFLIISSKLFIISMVLYSIEGIFIILFGNKIIMFISNKELLKESYLIIIFIMYFLEVQHSIFAGLIMTNNTVPIVKSSILTGIFIIFLSFIFLKYFSIGILGLILSQFIGQLVYNNWKWPFMFFLDFRITFFNFIKLALKK; encoded by the coding sequence ATGGATATAAAAATCTCTAAAAAAGATATAATTTGGGGATATTTAGCGAGAATAACACAAATTGGAACGGGATTATTTTTATTGCCAGTAATTTTAAAAAAATTAACTAATGAGGAAATAGGAATTTGGTATATATTTTTAACAGTAACAGCATTGGTAAATTTATTAGATTTTGGATTTCAAACTAGCATTTTAAGAAATGTTTCTTACGTATATAGTGGAGCAAAGGAATTGAAAAAAAACGGAATAAATATTTTGTTTTCTGAAGAAATTGATTATTATTTATTAAAGAAATTAATTTTTGTGTCAAAAAAAATTTATTTCTTTATTTCTATAATAGCATTTTTTTTACTCATAACTTTAGGGAATGTATATATTTATTCTATAGTAAAAGGATTGGATAAGGCGAATTATTATATTTATGTTTGGAATATTTATATATTTTCTGCTACTATTAACTTTTATTATTATTATTATACTCCACTTTTATTAGGGCGAGGATTAATAAAAGAATCAAATAAGTCTTTAGTTTATTCAAAATTAATTTATATATTTTTTTCATTTTTATTATTAAATTTAGGATATGGTTTATTTGGAATAGCAATATCTAATTTAATAGGAGCATTATTTAATAGGATTCTATCTAATAAATACTTTTTTGATAATGAAACTAAAATAAAGCTAAGAAAAAATAAATTTATAAGTAAAAAAGAATTAATAGATTTATTTCTTATTATATTTTATAATTCTAAAAAAATGGGATTAGCCTCTTTAGGTGCTTTTTTGACTTTAAAAGCTAATTATTTAATAGGAGCTAAGTATTTATCATTAAAAGAGTTTGGAGAGTTTGCACTAACAATGCAAATTTTTAATATTGCAGTGACAACAGCAATGACTTTATTTAATGTATATGTTCCTAAATTAAATAATTTAAGGTTAAAAAAAACAATGCAAAATTTTTTAATAATATCTTCAAAATTATTTATAATTTCTATGGTTTTATATAGTATTGAAGGGATTTTTATAATTTTATTTGGAAACAAAATTATAATGTTTATTTCAAATAAAGAATTATTAAAAGAAAGTTATTTAATTATTATTTTTATAATGTATTTTTTAGAAGTACAACATTCTATTTTTGCAGGTTTAATTATGACAAATAATACAGTTCCAATTGTAAAATCAAGTATTTTAACAGGGATATTTATTATTTTTTTAAGTTTTATATTTTTAAAATATTTTTCAATTGGAATATTAGGGTTAATATTAAGTCAGTTTATAGGACAATTAGTTTACAATAATTGGAAGTGGCCTTTTATGTTTTTTTTAGATTTTAGGATTACTTTTTTTAATTTTATAAAATTAGCTTTAAAAAAATAA
- a CDS encoding winged helix-turn-helix transcriptional regulator, with protein MRKITKEIEILEVLEDNPTMTQREIAKRTSFSLGMVNSLIKKCVKTGLLKTEQMTPKTMKYILTPQGIKEKTKKTLRYIKKSYNEIIKLSNKINIIIENSLDKNIYLLGEKDEIFEIAKMTLDSKKVVYEHILNKEDIKKGDVLVLLWDIELENELENEFVNLISK; from the coding sequence GTGAGAAAAATAACAAAAGAAATAGAGATTTTGGAAGTATTGGAAGATAATCCTACAATGACTCAAAGAGAAATAGCAAAGAGGACATCATTTTCATTAGGAATGGTAAATTCATTAATAAAAAAATGTGTCAAAACAGGGTTATTAAAAACAGAACAGATGACTCCTAAAACTATGAAATATATTTTGACACCACAAGGGATAAAGGAAAAAACAAAAAAGACATTAAGATATATAAAAAAATCATATAATGAAATAATAAAGCTATCAAATAAAATTAATATAATTATAGAGAACTCATTAGATAAAAATATATATTTATTAGGTGAAAAGGATGAAATATTTGAAATAGCAAAGATGACATTGGATTCCAAAAAAGTGGTTTACGAGCATATTTTGAATAAAGAGGATATCAAAAAAGGAGATGTACTGGTATTGCTTTGGGATATCGAATTGGAAAATGAATTAGAAAATGAATTTGTTAATTTGATATCTAAATAA